The genomic segment TTGGGGAAATAGTTTATCCCATTCTTGGCGGCTGGATCGGTAGCGCCCCAGAGGGAGCGCCCACCCGCGCACTGCCTCATAGGAGCGCTCGCCCCATTCCGCCGCTTGGTAAAAGACGCGCCCGCCCACTGTAGGAAGGCGGACACTCTGCCCACGCAGGGTTTGGCGAAAGTCCATGCGGGTGTAAAAGGGTGCTGCCTCGCCGTGCGCCACAATTACTTTTGCGCAGCGCATCAGCCGCCCCATCTGGAGGATGTAGCGCATCAGTGCCGATCCCACCCCCCGCCGCTGATGGTCGGCATGAACGGCAAGCACGGAGAGTTCAAGGTGGGATCCGAAGGGGGGTGGCTCCACACTCTCATAAAGTTCCGCCATGCCCACTACGACGCCGTTTTCTTCGGCAACAAGGGGAATACCGGAACCGGCAAGGAGGCGGTTTAGGTGGACGGCACACGTTTCGATGCTCATCCACGCGCCGCCGTGCTGCCAGCGCTCAAAGAGTGTGAGCGACTCATAAGACATTGGTAGGCGCGTTCCCTCCGCCGTGATGCGCTCCCATTGGGGGGTGAGCGAACGGTGAATGGCGGTGATCGCCGCCGTATCTTGGAGTGTTGCCAAGCGAACGGTGGTCATCGGCTACTCGTCGTCGTCGCCATCGGTGGCGCGGTTAGCGTTATTTTGTGCCAGGTAATAAACGCCCACAGCGGCGATTGCCGCCAACCCCAACATCAAAATCAAGACAGTGACCCCTTGCGGAGGCGTGGCGCTATCAACGCGCTCACCA from the Anaerolineales bacterium genome contains:
- a CDS encoding GNAT family N-acetyltransferase; translated protein: MTTVRLATLQDTAAITAIHRSLTPQWERITAEGTRLPMSYESLTLFERWQHGGAWMSIETCAVHLNRLLAGSGIPLVAEENGVVVGMAELYESVEPPPFGSHLELSVLAVHADHQRRGVGSALMRYILQMGRLMRCAKVIVAHGEAAPFYTRMDFRQTLRGQSVRLPTVGGRVFYQAAEWGERSYEAVRGWALPLGRYRSSRQEWDKLFPQDWAAGMPELLNAQSHHVKLTAAGGQAAVLYSREADEIDCEAGDVHLACWSARPLTGQLVAALRDWAFRTGYKTILTFLMESELALIGSEAQPTGYRQDLYEVTL